From Parasteatoda tepidariorum isolate YZ-2023 chromosome 1, CAS_Ptep_4.0, whole genome shotgun sequence, one genomic window encodes:
- the LOC107455675 gene encoding uncharacterized protein, producing the protein MRNPTANVDINKKVSTMHYYTYRTMIRENADNHMLKCRQLFHQYIVDMYAKVESERLLYIRLNQVKLRSEEYIHLRDAVVNDGNLSEFGKMVILPSTYTGSPRHMHEYAQGAMTYARAYGRPDFFVTFTCNPAWDEIKELLLTGQSLSDRHDISACVFKRKLKSLINFIVKHHVFGETRCWMYSIEWQKRGLPHAHILIWMMEKITPNRIDEIISAEIPDIEIDKDLHDIVSKNMIHGPCRSLNNNNSPCRSDGKCTKRYPRDLLAEIITGNDGYPLYRRRSTEDGGKSIKLKVFNNTIDVDNRWVVPYSPLLLKTYNARINVEHCNSVKAIKYICKYVIKGSDMAVYAVENTTASNDEVTQYQLGRYISSNEAVWRILSFSIHQRYPTVVHLAVHLENGQRVYFTSENERARLMSPPPTTLTEFFTLYRNDTFARTLLYSEVPTYFTWNTS; encoded by the coding sequence ATGAGAAATCCTACAGCTAATGTGGACATAAACAAAAAGGTTAGTACTATGCATTATTATACATATCGAACGATGATTCGTGAGAATGCTGATAATCATATGTTGAAATGTAGACAGTTATTTCATCAATACATTGTTGACATGTATGCAAAAGTAGAAAGTGAAAGACTCCTCTACATACGACTAAATCAAGTCAAATTGCGTTCTGAAGAGTACATACATTTACGTGATGCAGTTGTAAATGATGGCAATCTCAGTGAATTTGGAAAAATGGTCATTTTACCATCCACATATACAGGTAGCCCAAGACACATGCATGAATATGCACAAGGTGCAATGACGTATGCACGTGCATATGGTCGTCCAGATTTTTTTGTCACATTTACATGCAACCCAGCATGGGATGAAATAAAGGAACTTTTGTTAACAGGACAATCACTATCAGATCGTCATGATATTTCTGCGTGTGtatttaaacgaaaattaaaatctttaataaattttattgtcaaaCACCATGTATTTGGAGAGACGCGCTGTTGGATGTATTCCATTGAATGGCAAAAAAGAGGTTTACCACATGCGCATATCTTAATATGGATGATGGAAAAGATAACACCTAACAGAATTGATGAAATCATCTCTGCAGAAATACCAGACATTGAAATTGATAAAGATTTGCACGATATTGTctcaaaaaatatgattcatgGTCCATGTCGctcactaaataataataattcaccGTGCAGGTCAGATGGAAAGTGTACAAAGCGGTATCCTAGAGACTTACTTGCTGAAATTATTACAGGCAATGATGGATATCCACTATATCGACGACGATCTACCGAAGATGGTGGAAAATCCATTAAACTAAAAGTATTCAACAATACTATTGATGTTGATAATCGTTGGGTAGTACCATATTCTCCATTACTACTAAAAACGTATAACGCACGAATAAATGTTGAGCACTGCAATTCagtgaaagcaataaaatatatttgcaaatatgTAATCAAAGGAAGCGATATGGCAGTGTATGCAGTGGAAAATACAACTGCTTCTAACGATGAAGTCACCCAATATCAACTGGGACGCTACATAAGTAGCAATGAGGCTGTATGgcgtattttatcattttccatTCATCAGCGATATCCAACGGTTGTTCATTTAGCAGTACATCTTGAAAATGGACAGCGTGTGTATTTTACATCAGAAAATGAACGTGCAAGATTAATGTCACCACCGCCAACAACattaactgaatttttcacattatatAGAAATGATACCTTTGCAAGGACGCTACTGTACTCTGAAGTACCAACTTATTTTACGTGGAATACATCATGA